The following is a genomic window from Aphis gossypii isolate Hap1 chromosome X, ASM2018417v2, whole genome shotgun sequence.
TTGTTTaatctgaaaattatataaaaaaaaatattaaatattatgtattacaacGGTACGGATACAATTGgttttttaagttgttttcattaaatcaACAACATTGACAATAAATACTACGAATGGTACTAttggtactatataatactattaatactatagGTGTACGtaacacacaaaaaaatacgtaagatataatacaataactgcTGTACCAGAAATGACGTGACTATtgacgataaaatattatagttgcaattttctaattttagattatgagCCAAGTGAGAcgaatgtattttgtaataaaataaatatgagttGGGGCTTAGTGGGCTTACAGAAatctatatattgtaattggattattgaaaaatgtcatACCCAaagacttttaaaaaaaaataatttttttttttttataaaatattattactttcacTATTTCTTCTTGTAAGGAATTTTCAGTATTTTCCATAAGTATGTAGGTAAACAAAACGGACATAACACATAAATCTATCcgttttttcaatgtattgtacaataatgtaCCGTGGGCTGTGATAGTTTAGATACGTTTACTaggattataacttatttacattttgcACACATCTTTACAACACCAAATTATTTCTTGTATAACCAGAGGCGTATTTAGGATTTTGCTGCCataggtacacattttttttacgactgtttaaatcagtttaaaaatatgatgtagGTTTGTTAGTAAGATAGAGATAACAAATACGGATATAACGTCCTCTTAAgcaggttttaaattttttagaaaggATATTTAGTTTAGACAATGAATACGTTTTTCTCTACATCGTATGTGATTCGGAGagggtaaataaataatatatagtgcacTGGCGTATTCTTAAGTCACGGGACAAACGTACACAACTCCTCGTGGTCGTAAATTGTATAGTGTGAACTCGGGacttaataaagtaataattaatattgtaatgataacaataatattactgttgtTGTGGTGGCGGCGACGGTGAAAACGATGAAATTCACCGTTTCTTGTTGTTCTGCATGCGGGCGGCCGCGTTCCGTTGCCGGTCGGCGCACAAAGGTATGTGCCTCTCTGCCGAAGCCTCGTTGAACGTACGTCCGCAGTGCGGGCACTTAACCAGGTCCGAGTCAACCTCGTCGTCCTGGTCCGCCGCCGCGTTCTCCAGCTCCGGTGGCAAGTCCTTTACCGTGCCTCCTGCGGCCAAGTGTCGCTGCACAGCCCGCGCGGCCCGAACGTTGCGCACGAGCTGATCGTGCTTTCGGCGCCACGCATCCTTCTTCTTCTGGAGTTTCTCAGCGACTCGCTGGTCCTCCTTTTGGCTCTACACGTAAAACGAAACGCATGCATTAGATCCGCTGTTGCTGGTGTAACGGCGTAAGGTCAAGGGACATTATGTACGACCGTATGGGGCGCACTCGATTCGAGTAACGGTGTCGTGTGGGTGGAACACTGTGTTTTGCATTTACGATTGTTTTAACCTATCAATCGTCAACAGCAGGGCTCCGTACgacatttgattaattttataataacgatattatataatataatgatgagtTAAAGTCCGGATTTATATTctctaaatatttctaaaacatgATGCTTTTATTCTCTAAAAATTGcaattaagtattatgtttgtattctgctaattttttaattcaaaaatatgcgaaattatgtaaataaatgttaattttcattatttatttttacgttattcgttaaatatcaaattatcatattaaaatgagtTCTACACCTCTGTAATGGaattattacactataaaagtataatatataaacaaaataatatataattaaatttaaattaaaacataaaaaaaatgttgaataattgataaataaatattttgttcttattAGTATGGGTAAATAACAGCCAgcatttattacctatagatTGACCATCATGTTAACGAACATCATGgctatataaaagtattatcattacgtgttttttttttgtcaaaatgacacaaaaaaaaaaaaatgatagttattattacatcCATTTGCTTTAAATGATCCCGCAAACAATTTTTCCAGATACctttttacctttttattgaaattataagaaatcattatttttttctctcaaaatggactaaatattttaaaataatattctaaaaattttttatttatagtctatgtatatatatctacCATATACCCATGACGTAGCCCAAACAGTTCATTTTCCGGTTTTTATGCAAACAGTAATTTATGAGTGATTCGCGACGCGTACTAACACGCGTTCGTATACCCCACCCGAGTTACAGACCTTTTTCTTAAACGACGAAACGTCCACGCCGGCCTCGGCGGCCACGGCTTCCAGCCGCTTTTTGCTCGTGTCGAACACCTTGCGCTTGCGGTCGCGTTCGCGCGTGCGCCGGCACACCTCCTCGTGCTTGGGCAGCCTGTCGGCCGCAAAGTCCCGGGCGCACAGCGGACAACGGGCCATGCCCTTGGCCGGCGGGCCCCTGTCCGCGGACAGTTGCTGCTTCACGGGTTGCGGTcgggtcgtcgtcgtcgtggcGGGCGTGGCGTTCTTGACGGCCGGCGGCCGGGGAGAGGTCTTGGCCGGCAGCGGAGCCACGCGCCGAGGAGCGGCCGGCTTTTGTGCGGGCAATTTGCCGGCCCTGACCACCGGTTTCTGAGCCCCGGCCGCCGTGGCCGCGCTCACGCTGGCCAACGCCGCGGCCGCACCGGCGCCCGCCGCCAGCGCGTTGATCACCGTCGGCTGCACGACGGGCGGCAATAGCAACCTGTTGGAGTCGTTGGACGTCGGCTTTTTAGCGACGCGGCCcacaccgccaccgccaccgccaccgccgccgccgacgttACCGTTGACCGCGGCCAATGGTTTTTTCACGACCGCGGTCTTGCTGTTTATTCGGCCCGCCGGTCGCTGCGACTGTTGCTGTGGACAAACgaacactaattattattatacagatcgTCCGAGTTGTGTAACCACTATGGTTGTGAGCgtagttttttaaacttttcaacttaaacagtatagtaactttgaaaacttttttttttatttacgtgTTTTGTGCGATTTTTACGCAATCGTACTATGATGGTCGATGATTTATACACCTACAAGTCTAATGATAATCTATCACtcacattttcaattattactttatatttttagttaatacattttttattttcgttttattcgtataaagcaaaatagatacctaatagtagtacctattatatgtaataatatatatatatattataaattattcaaagttcaaatttttacgtaatATGCAAAAATCGGGTAAATTTACAagtcattttgtaattttgttggGAATTCATAACGTTTTTAGtacttaagtttaaaatttttatgaaatcgtataacgataacgattttaaatactttttattatttaaaaaatattagtcgtagatacttgaaaattttaccaattatgtagattagaattttatttacataattttgtttttcaaaatattacacacgTACGGATGAGAAGAGACGTGCAGGCGCTGGGGCCGTGTCAAACGGACTACTCTATAGCGATTTGTCAGTGTcagctttaatttttatacatgtttGACCGTTTCAACACTTAATGGCATACAAAAAGAGTCacatgataaatttttttgattttagtttaGAATCTAGAACTATTTATTTCTCTGCTCATTTagtttttatcgattttttataacttaaaaaataatcttgctacatcatattataatagattaagtAGAtacgttaataaattatcggtTTTATGTggcaatattttttctttaaccatactataaactatgtttaaaaaaacaacaacgatATTTGTGAAGAAATCACTCTCATTTTCTCCTCCTTTATTTCATTATCTATATACTAAACCGTCCACTCTATacctactgtacagcagagctGTTAtccacttatttttttttctattcaaatacattatgaactgtttaaaaaatataatactcataCAATTGTATACACCTGTTGAAGTTTACACTGAAGTAGAAATCTTCTATTTGTTTTGATCAATAAAAGAAACATACAATCAAAAAAGGGTTAATTTCTGTATCATTGCtaaattgattattgataaaatattgatgatatttGTCTAAAACAATAGTTGactgataaataattgttgattactaaataagtaggtacgcTGTACAaaacctatacattataatacatttgtaaaatttaacaggaaaatcgtattataataataaaactgatttAAGAATAACACTTTTAAGAAtatcattatactattattattattgtcatttacgagatttacaaataaataaatatgacaatcTTCAATctctaaaactaaaaacaataaaacaatttagaaGGAATTTAGAAGTGAGCACTAAGGTAGtaaggtaattaatatttttgtatcctATGTAATTTCTGATGGTTTTtcactttttgaataaaaaaaaaaataataataaggatatacatttactttaaaatgtacagcGTATATTCTTATCTAGTTTAGTGAGTTGTTCGGATAttagtatctattattatttaaaatttatatcatacataatataggtaatcattatgtttgtatcttacatttttataagtactgttttaaattttctgctGTTATGACTTAAGAACTCATGCAATAATATGACTCACGTGCGTGCATTATACACTATGCTATTTTTGTTACTACTTAACATTACTATTAAccgttttgtaataatattataataattaataatactaacaatattatactactatattaaaatattatatttcagtatgtattataaaataaaaaataaaactataaaagtcggatacagaatattaaattcaaactaCGATAAAATTGATAACTGTTTCATGACATGCTATTTGgtcagtacctacctatttttttttctgaaagtcTGTACGAACACGTACAATGTAacgtttaacattttaaattcataggtatttcacatatttaatacttccactaggtacaaaaaaaaaaataccaactgtacttatataataataccaactCCGACAaatcacaaatatattataaattcaataccaAACATAATTACATACCTACAGTTCACGATATAATaccaattaatatactatagtcaGTCATAGACAATAACAcggataataaacatatttatactaatagaaGGACATTGACttcattgttaaattaaagtataataattaaagcaaAGCAGTtatcgtattaaaaatattcaaaattgacTAAAAgctatggtatataatatgcgtacacaataagttttaatattattaaaataataaaaaatactgttttgtaaaattacattttaaaaacataatataccgaatatatctatacacaaatcaaaaaaaataaacaaatacatttcacACGTTTATAGTGCTTATaccagtaataaattaatacgaaatactctcaaatattatacatacaaaataacagtataattaaataaatactgtacctaaatatttataaataatatcaattgcaCCAAAGctacaaaaacattaaacatttaaaattgtagtaaCCAAATGAAGTGGTTAAATAGAATACAAACTTTATTGccaaataactgaaaataatatttttaaacgatataTAATTTGTCGGAGGCAATATTATACCTGTTATAGATTTTATCGTCGACGGTGTAAGGTGCAATTTCATTGGTATTGAAGTGTTCTAAATTCCGTGTCGATTTATTAGTTAACCtaatcattgaattaaaaaaaaaaaacttattcaaTAAGTTGAAAGTTCACATACatccaaacaaaaataacttcaTACAAGTAGCatctcaattatattattctttacgtattatacttataatgtataaatgtataatatgtacacatgaaaaaaaagtttcaactttcattgatttataattttaatgctttaaaatcctcataaaaatattatactttaaaatttaaatacgctTAATAGGTACGTAAaccaaaatacttgaaattaatgaactaggtaataactaaaactaaataaataggtacttaataaaaaaaactaataaacgaGCAACagtgattataatacataaatacatacaacatGCTGGTTTATCGTTTTTGTATTGGATGGGacggaaaaaaattgttcacagagaaatattatataggtagatttGGCAGaacttactttaaataaaaatgaacaaataaatatcccttgatttaataattgcttaagtattataatattgtcttataGCGTtcaatatgtacaaataataaaatgcattttagtatattaccataataataaatgaaaattgaaaattgcacCATCGTGTGCGGATCATATGATAATCATATTAGAGTTGGAGAAATTGCAGCAAAACgtattttttcatactttGAAAGCAGTggtaaattacttatatttcgtaatgactaataatgaccttttttaaattttgttatattatgttgatataggtatgtatgaaTTCCTTGAAAAAGTATCTAGGCAATTTAGGAAGTCGATTTTGAATTTggaagaatctaaaaatatgatgatattgtttaaaaaaattccgtaaaataattgtatatttgcattatatatattttgtatttacctTCTTTAGACACATcagattttaaagaaaatgattGCTAAATATCCTAGTCTAAAAACACGAATTCGATCGGTTTtcgaaattacaatttaactttagaaagtattaataattttagtagatTTCATGTGATTGTGTGAaccaaaatatacttattaaatttaccgCGGTACACGtgaatatgtatatgtgcAAAAGTTGCATTTTACCAAAAGCGATAACGGATTTAACACACTAATCGttttcattacattaatattacaaatatcatTAGGTTAGCCGCGTCAGGACGtcgattcaataaaattatgtatcacttttaccaaaaaaatatcgtaCAAATACTTTGTTGTGGAAAGTTTTGACAGTATTCAAAAAATGACAAAACGTACGGCCATAttcgtttgtttttaatgCGGCTCGGAGACTTGCGCAAACGGACAGAGCGACCGCGGCTATAACCCAGCCATGACCACCGATTTTCGTCTGTATATTTAAGTCGGACAAACACAATCTCGCCGAAGAGAGCAACTCTCCAAaactaagtaattaattattattttatatactattgtacGTATCATTTCGGGTCCCGACAGATTCGTGACGCCACTGACCACATACGCGTCTTAGGTACACTACTTTTACCGTGTCACAAAACACTATATACTACTCAACGAAAGCACACACTCGACGTCACACCACTACAACTAcaacacaattaattataacaactaCGTGTTGGACTATGAAGtatcttataaaaacattatagacGCGCGCATGCGCATGCAGGACGTGCTCGCACACGACGATAATGACCTGTTGTCCGTCGTggtcgccgtcgtcgtcgtcgtcgtcatcgtcacCGTAATCACCGTCGTCGCCTGCGCCCGTAGCCGCCCCCGCGAGTCTCGGACCCCCGCCGCCGCCTCCTTTGTCCTTTGGTCCTGCGGCCGCGGGCTGGGCCGCCGGCCTCGCAGGACCGCCGCCCGCCCTGCCGGGTCCCGTGCCGCCGTCCAGCAGCCACTTGAGCTCGGGCGCCGACTGGGCGGTTTTCATTTTACCGGCTCCGGCGCGGAACGATTCCGACAGCAGCTGTCCGCCCAGGTTGGGCAACCGGCCGAACAGCGCGAGCAGCTCGCCGCGGACGTCGCTGCCGTTCGCGCTGCTGATGCCCACCAGGTCGGCGCCGCCCGCCAGCGACGGGGCCGTAAAGCAGACGGTCTTGCAGAGCGGGTCGTCGTCGCCTCCCGACAGCGGCCGCAGGGGCCGAGACCGGTCGCGGCCCGTCAGGCTccgccgccgctgccgccGCAATTGCTGGTGGTGCTGGTAGCCCGGTCCCTGTTGCTGTTGGCTCCGCTCGGCGAACAGCTGCCGTACCTTCGCACCGGGTGTCACAGGTGATCGAATTAATCGGAcgcaataatatgttatatacgaTCGGTCGTATGCGACAGATGTGTATAGATAGTACCTACACAGATCGGTTTGTGATAATGCGCACAAACGGCTATCGCGGTTTAGTCGTAACCGGAGTTGGGATTTTATAAAGCACTTAAAATTCCATATATGCGCTATAATACGACCTTAAATTTGCTGAATACgtgctaaaaatattttcaataaaacaacaaaatgtgcaaaaaaaagaaaatcttgTGGTATAGAAATCGACAAAGAAACCCCCCCAAAAAACCAGCAGATACCTAATATACGAAATTAtcgtatacctactatattatcgctgttatattaattacttaatctatacatttacaatttacttgATAATTCGAttgacaaaaatctaaaaacgtgttttgttaaaatataacttcatAAAATAAGACCGATTTTGATTCAAACACAGGTAAAAATGCCAAAAAACGTCAAAAATTCCCAAAAtgcactataaattaaaaaaaatcacaaaatatgcaaaaaaaaaagcaaaataaaatttttaatttgagtatCACGAAACACAATTTTAGCTTACTCTGCTATTTTTTAAGCGTCTCATAAGAAATATgcaaatgctttaaaatcccaACCCTGGTCATAACGTGTATAGTTGGTCACGAACCAGAACTTCGTGTTGTACGACGGAGtttgtttagttttacatGGACGTGTGAAGTAAAACGCATATTACGACGCGTATTCTAGCGGTGCAGTGGATGTAATATGGTACGACGTGTGGGTACATTGAAAACGTCTAGAGCGCGCTACCTATTTGCTTTTGAAAAATAGACTTCGAATTtgatttgataatttgattttattgtaatgtcACGGCATTGCGTTATGTGTTTGTCGTGTACTAATCGAACCTAACCGATGAAATAAGCTGCACACCCAGCGTATATCGTTTTATCTCAGTCCGTTGACTAGAACAGTAAAATATGTGCTCAAACAGCGACAACACGCGTGGAGACGATCAAAAGTGAGTTTTACACGCCGTGCAGCATCGTGAGTGCACATTTAATCGGTCGTTGGAGTTATGACCCACATGTgtttgtatagtaataaaatcgtCGTCAAACAAttgatgtaataaaataataaaacaaaaaatggttTATTGTCGTTATTATTGGATACGCGTGTTTGAGATTACTTTTACAAACGGAACTGCAGCGTTAGTCCGTCAGGATACAACAGGATACGCGCGCGTATAACTATTGTACACCATTAAACcattaaatcgttatttataatCCTCAAACGTATACTGTACACTTATCATTTGAGAACCgagtaataacaaaataagtaaACGATTCCGAGCGAACAATCGAATCGTTTTAATATATCGTCGCTACCGCTGCCGCTGCCGTTATTCCGTGCTAGACATATTGTAAGTATACGGATTTTGTTCGGTACGGCGACACCGATAtaggatattaataatataatattttattacctaataaaacgCTGATGAGACTATGCAACGACTTGTATTGTAGCAGTGCACTTAACATACGTTCATCAATATGTACGACAATCTCGTGTCGCTATAATAATGCGTATACAATAGGCGAAGTAAAAAACAAGcgacaaataaaataggtttagTATTTTAACTGGTTTAAGCAATTTTACGGGTGTATTAGCGAGTTTTGAAGTTGGTCTATCGTCAATAATCAactatattacctactatatgGTATGTGACTCAGGGGCGTATTTAGGATTTTGCTGCTCTgggtacatatttattattattttgtacaactgttcgattaaaaataaaaaaaagtttaaaaataaaaccttccAGTTAAATCTACCGCGTCCCAAAAAAGTACTGCCCGGGGAAATTGCCCCCCTTGGCCCCCCTAAATACGCCAATGATGTGACTGTCAATATACCCAATAACGGTAATTCAGTGTGTGGGAGAACGAGAGGCCGAGTGGTTCCTAGCGCTTAGCtgcatatacaatattatattgtattttattgttatagtataggtatactatgatataatgtaatatttttaactatttaatatgtatttcatcaatgttgtactatatttttttacacagaGAATCAATGAAATGATTTgccatattatgcatatttcaGATGGATATCGACACCAGTGGTATTAGCTGCCATTAGTAGAAATCGTAATAAGACGTATATAAAAGCTGTGCGATAAAAATCGTATCGCGTTACCCGCTCAGTACAACAACAATTCATTTCGTTCGATGGTGGCGTgcgaacataaaatatatttttgatataagtgATAAGCCTATTACACTATAGCTGTTAATTCGTACTACACTAatacgatataatttataaatcctaTGATGTTGATGTAAAACAAATGCCAAGAAAGTCTCATTGTTAAACTCAAAACTTGAAATTAGCTAACCGTAAGAAACCTCAAGAATCGCAGGCCAATGAGTTTTTCGGTAATCAAAAATCTTAACTTAAAGAGTCATTAATAATGACTcattatgtttgtaaattgtaggaaaatatatgtaaaattaagttttatatataatacctatagttgccataaagtatattaactaAACACTTTATTAGGATAAAGTATCTTGTACGGGTTTAAACACCACTCGCAAaaacatgtaataaataataataaacagcaCCTTGTTACAGGTGtccaatttatgaaatatatacttttaacattattgtagTTGTCAGTTTTGACTATGGAATGAGGTTTAATGTACTATGATAAATAACCCGTGGAAAAAGGTCTATACATACTGTACAATTTCCGTTCCTCCCTCCTAAAAGTAacctgtaatttaaattttgtgttttttatacctaatttactACTTTATTTACACTTCACTTCTGCCCATAGAGTCAATAGGTCGAATTTTgatcaatatataaaataatgttcgtttattttatactatgattgttttttgtaaataatatatttatttttaatgtacaacatacctattacctatacataattaatgataaaattatttaaaaatcattcatGGCGATTTCCAGTACTGAGCTTCccttaattaattgtttaattaaacacatatattatagaggGTTTTGAATAAACAATTTCAAGATTTcgactaattaatttttttttttcaagaaaacGAGCAAGAAATACTGCAGTGCATGTTGCATGCGAtttcactataatatgttataaggttaggtacttatttactGCGGATGCATACTGCAAACAGCCACCTACTTGTCCtacttatatgaatattatgcgGTAATGATATTGTATGTGATCCCTAGACAACGGACTAACACGATTTTGCttaaatcaaatgaaaaaaacccTTTCTGGTAATATCGACTGTGCataacgaattttttttatagttgcgTTCACTTATgcgtttgttgtttttattctcAGCAATTAACTCGCGTATAAgggacaaattataatattatagataatagaaatattgcGCTTGTAACGTACCTTTCCCTTTACGTCGACCTGTACGACAGAATCGCTACCGCTTCCGGATCCAGCCGGCCTGCGCGGCTGTGGTTGCACAGCCGGGATGGCGCCGACGACCCGCCGAACAGGTGGTACCGGCATATCACTGCTTCCGGTAGTCTTAGTCGACGAAGTAGTTGACGATGTTGTTGACCCGGCGACTTTGCCTTTGATGGCCGCCAAAGTGGCCAAATGCTTTTCTTGGAACTTTTTCTGCACAACGGCGTAACAtggttttagtaaaatataatacataacatatcGTTATATAATTTGCAATCCACGGCCCTAGATTTGTGCAAGGTTTGACATTGGC
Proteins encoded in this region:
- the LOC114119189 gene encoding uncharacterized protein LOC114119189 — protein: MASSPLRAPAAAGQSRLMDMQKKFQEKHLATLAAIKGKVAGSTTSSTTSSTKTTGSSDMPVPPVRRVVGAIPAVQPQPRRPAGSGSGSDSVVQVDVKGKVRQLFAERSQQQQGPGYQHHQQLRRQRRRSLTGRDRSRPLRPLSGGDDDPLCKTVCFTAPSLAGGADLVGISSANGSDVRGELLALFGRLPNLGGQLLSESFRAGAGKMKTAQSAPELKWLLDGGTGPGRAGGGPARPAAQPAAAGPKDKGGGGGGPRLAGAATGAGDDGDYGDDDDDDDDGDHDGQQQQSQRPAGRINSKTAVVKKPLAAVNGNVGGGGGGGGGGVGRVAKKPTSNDSNRLLLPPVVQPTVINALAAGAGAAAALASVSAATAAGAQKPVVRAGKLPAQKPAAPRRVAPLPAKTSPRPPAVKNATPATTTTTRPQPVKQQLSADRGPPAKGMARCPLCARDFAADRLPKHEEVCRRTRERDRKRKVFDTSKKRLEAVAAEAGVDVSSFKKKSQKEDQRVAEKLQKKKDAWRRKHDQLVRNVRAARAVQRHLAAGGTVKDLPPELENAAADQDDEVDSDLVKCPHCGRTFNEASAERHIPLCADRQRNAAARMQNNKKR